A genomic window from Halorubrum lacusprofundi ATCC 49239 includes:
- the speB gene encoding agmatinase, producing the protein MFPGATTDRDAASYVVVGAPLDATTTFQPGTRFGPDRIRRFAETYDDYDRRTDSDFSALGVCDAGDVRSWDDVKEYLDHLAAELRSVTYDDAVPLLVGGEHTVTHAGVEAVGPDTLVVCDAHLDLRDAYDGNPLSHACVTRRALDDLGVDRAVIVGARTGSEAEWDRAADADVTVVPPEDAGQWIDGIDADTFEKESVYCSVDIDGLDPGFAPGTGTMEPFGLAPREARDLVRAVAPAADGFDVVEVNDRDDGQAAALAGKLLREFVQSHAAAQGE; encoded by the coding sequence ATGTTCCCCGGAGCGACGACAGACCGCGACGCTGCTTCCTACGTGGTCGTCGGCGCTCCCTTAGACGCCACGACCACTTTTCAGCCGGGCACCCGATTCGGACCGGACCGGATCCGGCGCTTCGCCGAGACCTACGACGACTACGACCGCAGAACGGACAGCGACTTCTCCGCGCTCGGCGTCTGCGACGCCGGCGACGTGCGGTCGTGGGACGACGTAAAAGAATATCTTGACCACCTCGCTGCCGAACTGCGAAGCGTCACCTACGACGACGCCGTCCCCCTCCTCGTCGGCGGCGAGCACACCGTCACGCACGCCGGCGTCGAAGCGGTCGGCCCCGACACGCTCGTCGTCTGCGACGCCCACCTCGACCTGCGCGACGCCTACGACGGGAACCCACTGAGCCACGCCTGCGTCACTCGGCGCGCCCTCGACGACCTCGGCGTCGACCGCGCGGTGATCGTCGGCGCGCGCACCGGCTCCGAGGCGGAGTGGGACCGCGCCGCCGACGCCGACGTGACGGTCGTTCCCCCCGAAGATGCCGGGCAGTGGATCGACGGCATCGACGCGGACACGTTTGAAAAGGAGTCGGTGTACTGCTCGGTCGACATCGACGGCCTCGACCCCGGATTCGCACCGGGGACAGGGACGATGGAGCCGTTCGGACTCGCCCCGCGAGAGGCTCGCGACCTCGTTCGCGCGGTCGCACCCGCCGCCGACGGGTTCGACGTGGTCGAGGTGAACGACCGCGACGACGGGCAGGCGGCGGCGCTAGCGGGCAAACTTCTCCGGGAGTTCGTGCAGTCGCACGCAGCAGCGCAGGGCGAGTAA
- a CDS encoding translation initiation factor IF-5A, producing the protein MPREQKQVRELQEGSYVMMDSSPCKINHYSTAKPGKHGSAKARVEGKGVFDEKKRSLSQPVDAKVWVPIIQRKQGQVVSVSGDDAQVMDLDTYETFTMRIPEGEDFTSDDNIEYLEYEGQRKVVG; encoded by the coding sequence ATGCCGCGAGAGCAGAAGCAGGTTCGCGAACTACAGGAGGGCAGTTACGTCATGATGGACAGCTCTCCCTGCAAGATCAACCACTACAGCACAGCAAAACCCGGAAAACACGGGAGCGCCAAGGCGCGCGTCGAGGGCAAGGGTGTCTTCGACGAGAAGAAGCGCTCGCTCTCGCAGCCGGTCGACGCGAAGGTTTGGGTCCCGATCATCCAGCGGAAGCAGGGTCAGGTCGTCTCCGTCTCCGGCGACGACGCGCAGGTCATGGATCTTGACACCTACGAGACGTTCACCATGCGTATCCCCGAAGGTGAGGACTTCACCTCCGACGACAACATCGAGTACCTGGAATACGAGGGCCAGCGCAAGGTCGTCGGGTAA
- a CDS encoding aminotransferase class I/II-fold pyridoxal phosphate-dependent enzyme has product MRIDPFGLERWFAEYEHEADIMLAESGIRSLDASRFDLDPGRLDYVIPTNGDPDFRDSVGKRYGRSADEVLFTCGTQEANFLTFLSLLGDAEGLEVDSSTDSTVGSGSHAVVVTPTYQALHAVPEAFGDVTRVELEPPEWELDPDTIADAARDDTAVIVVNNPNNPTGRYHDEAAMRAVYDVAVDHDAYLLSDEVYRLLAEEPQPPVASFGAHGISTTSLTKAYGLAGLRFGWIAGPEAVVERARRWKDYTTISPSLFGQHVAKQALGRREPRILEENRELAETNRAIVADWLDRHDLDWYDPVGVNGFVTVPDGFDDAEAFCRAVVETESVVLAPGGLFGFPDRFRIGFGLPTAELEEGLQRVSRVIEGESASEVDAEGGA; this is encoded by the coding sequence ATGCGCATCGACCCGTTCGGCCTCGAACGCTGGTTCGCCGAGTACGAACACGAGGCCGACATCATGTTGGCCGAAAGCGGGATCCGGTCACTGGACGCGAGCCGGTTCGACCTCGATCCGGGCCGGCTCGACTACGTCATCCCGACGAACGGCGACCCCGACTTCCGTGACTCGGTCGGCAAGCGGTACGGCCGGAGCGCCGACGAGGTGCTGTTCACCTGCGGGACGCAGGAGGCGAACTTCCTTACGTTCCTCTCGCTGCTCGGGGACGCCGAGGGACTCGAAGTCGACTCGTCGACCGACTCGACGGTCGGCTCCGGCAGCCACGCCGTCGTCGTCACGCCCACGTACCAAGCGCTCCACGCGGTCCCCGAGGCGTTCGGCGACGTGACCCGCGTCGAACTAGAGCCGCCGGAGTGGGAGCTCGACCCCGACACGATAGCCGACGCCGCCCGCGACGACACCGCCGTGATCGTCGTGAACAACCCGAACAACCCCACCGGTCGGTACCACGACGAGGCGGCGATGCGGGCGGTCTACGACGTGGCCGTCGACCACGACGCGTACCTCCTCTCGGACGAGGTGTACCGCCTGCTCGCCGAGGAGCCGCAGCCGCCGGTCGCGAGCTTCGGGGCCCACGGAATTTCGACGACGAGTCTCACCAAAGCGTACGGGCTCGCCGGGCTCCGATTCGGCTGGATCGCCGGCCCCGAGGCGGTCGTCGAGCGCGCGCGGCGGTGGAAGGACTACACCACCATCTCGCCGAGCCTGTTCGGCCAGCACGTCGCGAAGCAGGCCCTCGGTCGGCGCGAGCCGCGCATCTTAGAGGAGAACCGCGAGCTGGCGGAAACGAACCGCGCTATCGTCGCCGACTGGCTCGATCGCCACGACCTCGACTGGTACGACCCGGTCGGCGTCAACGGGTTCGTCACGGTGCCCGATGGGTTCGACGACGCCGAGGCGTTCTGCCGGGCCGTCGTCGAGACGGAGAGCGTCGTGCTCGCGCCCGGCGGGCTGTTCGGCTTCCCGGACCGCTTCCGGATCGGGTTCGGGCTCCCGACCGCAGAGTTGGAGGAGGGCCTGCAGCGGGTGAGTCGCGTCATCGAGGGAGAGAGCGCGAGCGAGGTCGACGCGGAAGGAGGTGCTTAA